The genomic DNA CGATTACCCCTTCACCACCCTGACGCCCAACTTGGGCGTGGTACGGTGGACCGGCGAGCAGACCTTTGTCATCGCCGATATTCCAGGATTGATCGAAGGGGCACATGAAGGCAAGGGGCTGGGATTTCAGTTTCTGCGCCACATCGAGCGAACCAGCCTGCTACTCCATGTGATCGACATTTCAGAATGGGCCACCGAGGACCCGGTCGCGAGCCTGGAGATCATGCGCCACGAACTGACCGCCTACGATGACACATTGGCGGCGCGCCCCTTTGCCGTCGTGGGCACAAAACTCGACGTCAAAGGCGAGGGGGAACGGCTCGAACGGCTCCGGAAGTACTGTCAGCGACGCAAGATTCCATTTTTTGCGATTTCGGCAGCCACGCGAGAAGGACTGGACGAGTGCATACGCTACATAGGCCAGCAAGTGGAACTGCTTCGGAAAACCCCGTGCGAGACGAACTCCTAAGACAAGCCAAACGCGTCGTCATCAAGATCGGGAGCAGCCTGATCGCCTCGCGCGAAACCGGCCTGAGCGCCGAGCGGATCGAGCGCCTTGCCGGCGAAATCGCCGAGGTGCGGGCACAGGGGCGCGAGGTACTGGTCGTCTCATCCGGCGCGGTCGTATCCGGCATCAAAAAACTCGGGTTGCGCGAATACCCGAAAAGCCTGCCGCTCAAACAGGCTGCTGCTGCCGTCGGCCAAAGCCTCCTCATGTGGGCCTACGAAAAGGCCTTTGAGCGCCTCACGCTCCGCGTCGCACAGGTGCTTCTCACGCACGAAGACCTCGCCGATCGGCGACGCTTTCTCAACGCCCGGCACACCCTCACCACCTTGATCAAGTTCGGGGTGATTCCGATCATCAACGAAAACGATACCGTCGCGGTCGAGGAAATCCGCGTGGGGGATAACGATACTCTTGCGGCGCAAGTCGCCCACCTCGTCGATGCGGATTTACTGATCATCCTCTCGGACGTCGACGGGCTCTTTACCGTGGACCCCCGCAAGGACCCGACGGCCGCCTTGATTCCACTGATCCCCGAGATTACGGAAGACATCGAACAGCGGGCCGGCATGTCGTCCACCTTCGAAGGCACAGGCGGCATGGCCACCAAAGTACGCGCTGCCAAGAAGGTGGGGGAATACGGCGTCGCCACCCTGATTCTAAATGGCACCCAGACAAGACTCCTTCCGAACGTGCTTTCCGGGCAACCCGGCGGCAGCCTGTTTCTCGCCCGGGAACGACGCATGAACAGTCGCAAACACTGGATTGCGTTTACCCTGCGCCCCCGCGGCCATGTGCAGCTGGACCAGGGGGCCGTCGAGGCACTGGTACGAAACGGCAAAAGCCTCCTGGCATCGGGCATCCTCGATATTACCGGCCATTTCGACGCCGGCGATCCGGTGACCTGCGCCGGTCCTGACGGGAAAGAATGTGCTAAGGGCCTCGTCAATTTCTCCTCAGAGATCCTGACGCGAATCAAGGGGCTCAAGACGGCTGACATCCAAAAAATCCCCGGTCTTCAGGAGTATGAAGAGGTCATTCACCGCGACAACCTGGTGATCCTTTAGCCAGCCGACGACCACCCATACATGGCTCGGGCGCGATGTCACCAACACCCGATCTGAATACCGGTCCGCCGCACACAGACGTTTGCATGGAGCCCGTACAATATGCGCCTGGGACTCTTGGGGGGCAGTTTTAATCCGATCCACCGGTGCCACCTCTCAATTGCCCGATCTGCCCGACAGCTCCTGCAACTGGATCGCGTCCTGTTCATCCCGACCGGTGATCCCCCGCACAAACAACCAGGCACGCTGGCCGCAGCCTCGCACCGGCACCGCATGGTCCAGCTCGCCATCCAGGACACTCCAGAGTTCGCTCTCACGGACATTGAAATCCAACGTTCCGGCAAATCCTATTCCATCGACACGGTCCGCGCGATCCAGCAGGAATACGGCCCCGACACCGTCCTCTTTTTCATTATCGGACTGGATGCGTTTCTGGATCTGCCCTCCTGGAAAGAAGCGGACACCCTCCTGAAGAGCTGTCACTTCGTCGTCATTTCAAGACCGTCCACGAGCTTTCAGGCGATGGCCGCAATCCCGCTCTTCCGGGACGTGCCGCAAACCACCCTAACCGCGCTGGACGAAGTGCGACAAGAACGCGCGGACGTGGCCATCACAAACGGGCAGGCTCTGACATTCCTGCGGTTGCCCCCCTGCGACGTGTCCGCCTCGGAGATCAGGGCACGGCTGCGCAGCGGCGCCTCTCTGGCAAATCTGTTGCCCACCCCTGTCGAATCCTATATACTTCGCGAGGAGTTATACAGGGAGGACAGTGAGCGTCTCTGAATCAAAGGCTAAAGCTCTCGCGGTGGCAAGCGCCATCCTGGACAAAAAAGCCACCGATGTTCTCATCCTGCATATCGCCACACTGACCTCCGTCGCCGACTATCTGGTCATCGGTTCCGGGGAATCGGAGCGTCAAGCGCGGGCAATGGCGGACCACGTGAGCGACGTGCTCACGGCGCAAGGTCACCGGCCGCTCAGCACTGAAGGTGCATCGTCAGCCAAGTGGGTCGTCATGGACTTTGGTGACGTGATCGTCCACATTTTCCAAAAGGATATTCGCGAACACTACGCCCTCGAACGACTGTGGGGCGACGCGGGACAAGTTCGATTGCCGGAAGAGCGGGCCGTGAAAGCCGCTCCCCCGACACGAACCGCCACACGTCCGGCGCGCACCCGGAAACGGGTCTAGCATGTTTCGGCTCCTCTCCACGATCTTCCTCGTCAGCGTCGGCATTTTTCTCTACAGCTATTTTCGCGAACTCAACCCCGGTACGATTACGGTTCGGACCAGCCCGGACGCGCTGTTCGAACTGAGCCCCGTCTCATTAGTCCTGTTCTCGATGGCCCTGGGCGCTACATTGGTGGCTCTCATCGTCACGATCAAAGAAACCTCCCATGTATTCATGAATTGGCGGACCAATCGACTCGTCCGCCGCAAAGAGAAGGTCGATGCCCTGCATCGGGATGGAACCCACGCCTTCATGTCCAAACGGACGGCCGATGCCGTGAACCTGTTTGAACGTGCGCTGGTGATCGATCCGAATCGAACGGATTCGCTGCTCTGGCTGGGGAACATTTACCGCTCCGAGAGCAACTTCACGGAAGCCATCCGCCTCCACCAGCAGGCCCACCGCATCGAAGAACGCAATGTGGAAGTCCTGCTCGAATTGGCCAAGGACCTGGAAGGCGCCCGACGATACGAGGACGCGCTCCAAACGCTTCAGAACATTCTCCGCATCGAGCCGGATAACCTAATGGCGTTGATCCGCAAACGTGATCTGCAAATCCGGCTGGAGAAATGGAGCGATGCGCTCGAAATTCAACACCGGCTGGTCAAAGCGAACCTCCCGGAAAGCGAACGGCGCGCCGAATCGAATCTGCTCCTCGGCTGTATGTATGAAGTCGGACGGCAACTCCTGGAACGCGGACACCCGGACAAAGCCCGTCGCTACTTCCGCGGCGCGATCAAGAAAGATCGGACGTTCCTACCGGCCTACATCGGTATCGGTGAGATTTTAGTCCGTGAAGGAAAAACCAAAAACGCGGTCGAAATTCTCAAGAAGATCTATGCCAAGACTCGCAGCATCATCATCCTGCACCGGCTGGAAGAACTCTTTTTGGAGCTGGGCGAGCCGGACGAGATCATCCGTGTCTACCAGGAGGCGCTCCAGCAGGACCCTCACAATGCCGTGATCCAGTTTTATCTCGGGAAACTCTACTATCGACTCGAAATGGTCGATGAGGCCTATGACGTGCTCGCAACACTCGATGGGACACAGGAACAACTCGTCGACTACCATAAGATCATGGCCAACCTGTACCTGCGTAAGCAGCATATGGACGAGGCCGTAGGAGAGCTCAAGAAGGCCTTGGGCTTCAAGAAACGGGTCGTGGTACCCTACCAATGCACCCAGTGCCACCATGAACTGGCCGAATGGTCAGGCCGTTGCCGGCGATGCGGACGATGGAACACCTACGTCGCCCTTCCCTGGCGGGACGCGAACCAGCCCGATACCGACCAGGACGGCCAGGCTTCGCGCATCCCGAACGTCCCTTATCAAGGCATTGCATCTCCATTTGAAACCGTGTAGGGTTTCTCCGCCCTTTTTTCTTTTCACAGACACGGCCTCCGCCCACGGGTCTCCCGATCGGGAATCAAGGTTCGATCTGTCTTTTCGAGGAGTAGCGTGCATGACTGACTTCACGATCCTGGCCGACAAGGCCTTGCGGGACGAAATACTCACCCACGAGGAATCCCTCGCCGTATTGCAGACACCGGACTCCCGACTGCTGGAACTCTTGCAGGCGGCGTTCACCGTCCGTGAACGCTACTTCGGCAAGACGGTTCGCCTGCAAATGCTCTTGAACGCCAAGAGCGGCGCTTGCCAGGAAGACTGCGGCTACTGTTCGCAATCGGCCATCTCCAAAGCACCGATCGAACGCTACGGACTGCTCACCCAAGACCAGATGGTCACCGGCGCCCGCCGCGCGGCGGCTGCAAAAGCCCAGCGATATTGTATCGTCATCAGCGGACGCAGCCCGATCGATCGGGACATTGCCGATATCGCCTCCGCCGTTCGCTCCATCAAGCAGGAAGTTCCGATTCAGATTTGTTGCTCGCTGGGGCTCCTCAATGAACGCCAGGCGAAAGACCTGAAAGCCGCCGGGGTGGACCGAATCAATCACAACCTGAACACGAGCGAAGCCTATCACCCCGAGATCTGCACGACACACACCTTTCAGGACCGGCTGGCCACCATCCGGCACGCTCGGACGGCCGGACTCGAAATCTGTTCCGGTGGTATCGTTGGAATGGGAGAGAGCGATGAAGACCTGATCGATCTCGCCCTGGCCCTCCGTGAGGTCAAACCGGACTCGATTCCCATCAACACGCTTCACCCGGCATCCGGTACTCCAATGGAGCATTGCGCCCCCCTGACGCCGCAACGATGCCTGAAGGCCCTGTGCCTCTTCCGGCTCCTGCACCCGCGAACGGAGATCCGTATCGCCGGGGGCCGTGAACACAACCTGCGCAGCTTGCAACCGCTCGCGCTCTATCCGGCGGATTCAGTGTTTGTAAACGGATACCTCACCACGCCGGGTCAACCGGCGGCAGAGGTGTGGCGAATGATCGAAGACCTGGGTTTCGAGATCCAGGTGGACGCAGTGCCGACCAAGCAGGGAATTCCTGCGTCAGAGCCAGTCGCGGGCCTTCATTCGTAACGGAGCCCCTCAACCAGCGGTTGCCGGCCGGCCCAACGGGCCGGCCAGAACCCGGCGAGGAGCGAAGCGACCAGAGCCAGCACCGCCACTTCCGCCATCAACCCCAGGGGCCATGACACCTGGATCGTCCAGCCGAACGACTGCCGGTTGATGACCCGGATTAAAATCCAGGCGAGCGCAAGCCCCCCAACGAGTCCCATCGCCGTTCCCAACAGGCCCAGATAGCCGGCTTCCCAGAGAATCAGAGCCGTAATCTGTCCCCGGCTGCTGCCCAGCGCCTGCAACGTGGCCAACTCCCGACGCCGCTCGACCACCGACGTCACCAAGGTGTTGATGATCCCCAGCATGGCGATAATGATCGCGATGGCCTCCAACACATAGGTCAATGTGAAGGTCCGGTCGAAAATTCGAAGGATCTCCCGGCGCAATTCTCCGTTGCTTAACACCGTCGGCAGCAGGTTCCCGCGGGAGCCATCGGCCAAGGTTGCAAGCAGGGCGGCTCTGGCCTGTTCCAGATCGACTTCCGGATCGATATACACAGGAAACACCGTCACGCCGTCATCGTTCCACCAGTGCTGGTACAGAGACCGGTCGATGACGATCTTCCCGCCATCGGTCGCGTAGTCGTAAAAGACCCCCAGAACCGGCAACGATTTTTCCCCCACCGGCGTCGAAATCGACAACTGACTGCCCCTGATCACATGCAGGTGATTGGCCACCACCTCCGAGAGGATAGCCCCTTCTCCTGCTGCGGCACGAGTCAGGATTGCCGCCGAGTCACCCTCGAGAAACAGATATCGGCTTCGTGCCGCATGGAGCGCCAGATCTCTGGATACCAACGCGATCGGCCGCCCCTCCAGTTCGATGCGTACATCGCGGTACGCATCGACCGCCGACACATGCGTGGCCCCGGCCAGACGGGTTCGCCAGGAACCAGGGAGGGCCTGGCTCGACGACCCACCGCGAACCACATGCGGCCACCCGGCCGGAGCCACGATGAAATCGGCCATGACCGTCTGATCGATCCACATCTCGACCGTGTTGCGAAAACTCCGAATCATCACCATGACCCCGACCATAATCGCGACCCCGACGAGAAAGGCAGAGACGGTCACTGCATTCCGGCCGATTCCCCGCGTCGTCTGCTCCCGCGCAATGTGGCGAATGGCGCCCCCCAACGAAGGCGAAGCCGAAGCGGCGCCCAACTCTCGGGTACGGCAAACCCACTGCATGAGGATCGGAACCAGGCAGGAGAGACCGGCAAGCAGACAGAACGTCGCCAGATACCCGAAGACCGGAACCCCGCCGACTGGTCCGGCTAGCGCGCATCCCAGCGCGAAGAGCAGCAGGCCTCCACCCACCACCCCCAGTGAGGCAGCACGAACTCGCTGGGCAACATCATATTCCCCAGGAGCAAGGGCCGCGACCACCATGGTACGTCCGGCATCCAAGCTGGGCCCCAGCGCTCCCAGGATTGACACCCCGCTACCAATCACAATCGCTTCGGTTAACAGCCGGACAGATCCTGGCGGAAAGCCGAAGGTTCTTGGCGCATCAGCCATCGGGACATAGAGGTCCTGGATGGTCCGACCGACCAACCCGACGAGTACATTCCCCAGAACCAGGCCCAGACTACCCCCCAGGACCCCTCCGGCCACACCGAACACTCCCGCCTCCGCGAGGAACAG from Nitrospira sp. ND1 includes the following:
- a CDS encoding FtsX-like permease family protein, producing MPLISSALFEVCARLGWTHLSTHPGRTLLTIIGVGLGVAATIAVQTANVDVLRSFEDSVLAVAGPVTLEVSAGEAGMDERLIASVRGIAGVDSAKPVGELGVRVAGRSQSFLILGLDLLDELNSMQGRLPATLETLWRPGEGDEMDGLLAPSGLLLGQGLASELGVGPKALLNLEAGGREVSVAVTGVMGRRAEGPSAWDRLAVMDIAAFQRTFGLSGRLDRIDVVTQPSSSVEQVAEAITRILPPAVTVRRPIQRSQQVESMVGAFQLNLSVLSMVGLLIGMFLIYNTVSFTVAQRRREVGILRAIGMSEPMVVGLFLAEAGVFGVAGGVLGGSLGLVLGNVLVGLVGRTIQDLYVPMADAPRTFGFPPGSVRLLTEAIVIGSGVSILGALGPSLDAGRTMVVAALAPGEYDVAQRVRAASLGVVGGGLLLFALGCALAGPVGGVPVFGYLATFCLLAGLSCLVPILMQWVCRTRELGAASASPSLGGAIRHIAREQTTRGIGRNAVTVSAFLVGVAIMVGVMVMIRSFRNTVEMWIDQTVMADFIVAPAGWPHVVRGGSSSQALPGSWRTRLAGATHVSAVDAYRDVRIELEGRPIALVSRDLALHAARSRYLFLEGDSAAILTRAAAGEGAILSEVVANHLHVIRGSQLSISTPVGEKSLPVLGVFYDYATDGGKIVIDRSLYQHWWNDDGVTVFPVYIDPEVDLEQARAALLATLADGSRGNLLPTVLSNGELRREILRIFDRTFTLTYVLEAIAIIIAMLGIINTLVTSVVERRRELATLQALGSSRGQITALILWEAGYLGLLGTAMGLVGGLALAWILIRVINRQSFGWTIQVSWPLGLMAEVAVLALVASLLAGFWPARWAGRQPLVEGLRYE
- a CDS encoding tetratricopeptide repeat protein; protein product: MFRLLSTIFLVSVGIFLYSYFRELNPGTITVRTSPDALFELSPVSLVLFSMALGATLVALIVTIKETSHVFMNWRTNRLVRRKEKVDALHRDGTHAFMSKRTADAVNLFERALVIDPNRTDSLLWLGNIYRSESNFTEAIRLHQQAHRIEERNVEVLLELAKDLEGARRYEDALQTLQNILRIEPDNLMALIRKRDLQIRLEKWSDALEIQHRLVKANLPESERRAESNLLLGCMYEVGRQLLERGHPDKARRYFRGAIKKDRTFLPAYIGIGEILVREGKTKNAVEILKKIYAKTRSIIILHRLEELFLELGEPDEIIRVYQEALQQDPHNAVIQFYLGKLYYRLEMVDEAYDVLATLDGTQEQLVDYHKIMANLYLRKQHMDEAVGELKKALGFKKRVVVPYQCTQCHHELAEWSGRCRRCGRWNTYVALPWRDANQPDTDQDGQASRIPNVPYQGIASPFETV
- the bioB gene encoding biotin synthase BioB, with the protein product MTDFTILADKALRDEILTHEESLAVLQTPDSRLLELLQAAFTVRERYFGKTVRLQMLLNAKSGACQEDCGYCSQSAISKAPIERYGLLTQDQMVTGARRAAAAKAQRYCIVISGRSPIDRDIADIASAVRSIKQEVPIQICCSLGLLNERQAKDLKAAGVDRINHNLNTSEAYHPEICTTHTFQDRLATIRHARTAGLEICSGGIVGMGESDEDLIDLALALREVKPDSIPINTLHPASGTPMEHCAPLTPQRCLKALCLFRLLHPRTEIRIAGGREHNLRSLQPLALYPADSVFVNGYLTTPGQPAAEVWRMIEDLGFEIQVDAVPTKQGIPASEPVAGLHS
- the nadD gene encoding nicotinate-nucleotide adenylyltransferase, whose translation is MRLGLLGGSFNPIHRCHLSIARSARQLLQLDRVLFIPTGDPPHKQPGTLAAASHRHRMVQLAIQDTPEFALTDIEIQRSGKSYSIDTVRAIQQEYGPDTVLFFIIGLDAFLDLPSWKEADTLLKSCHFVVISRPSTSFQAMAAIPLFRDVPQTTLTALDEVRQERADVAITNGQALTFLRLPPCDVSASEIRARLRSGASLANLLPTPVESYILREELYREDSERL
- the proB gene encoding glutamate 5-kinase, with amino-acid sequence MRDELLRQAKRVVIKIGSSLIASRETGLSAERIERLAGEIAEVRAQGREVLVVSSGAVVSGIKKLGLREYPKSLPLKQAAAAVGQSLLMWAYEKAFERLTLRVAQVLLTHEDLADRRRFLNARHTLTTLIKFGVIPIINENDTVAVEEIRVGDNDTLAAQVAHLVDADLLIILSDVDGLFTVDPRKDPTAALIPLIPEITEDIEQRAGMSSTFEGTGGMATKVRAAKKVGEYGVATLILNGTQTRLLPNVLSGQPGGSLFLARERRMNSRKHWIAFTLRPRGHVQLDQGAVEALVRNGKSLLASGILDITGHFDAGDPVTCAGPDGKECAKGLVNFSSEILTRIKGLKTADIQKIPGLQEYEEVIHRDNLVIL
- the rsfS gene encoding ribosome silencing factor, whose protein sequence is MASAILDKKATDVLILHIATLTSVADYLVIGSGESERQARAMADHVSDVLTAQGHRPLSTEGASSAKWVVMDFGDVIVHIFQKDIREHYALERLWGDAGQVRLPEERAVKAAPPTRTATRPARTRKRV